The genomic region CTCAGGCGAAATCGAAAACAGCGGGACAAGCGGCTGGCTGGTGGTCCCGGAATGTGAGGGAATGAGCGTGCTTACAGCATGGGCGGCGGGAAAGTTTTCCGGCGCCTCCATCGCCAAATTCGTTAAGGAAGTAGGCCTGGAGAACCAGGTATCCACGCGCGAGATCGTTATTCCCGGCTACGTCGCCCAGATCAGCGGGGAACTGGAGGAAAACCTGCCGGGCTGGAAGGTGCTCGTCGGTCCCCAGGATGCCGCAGATATTGAAAGCTTTATCAAAATGAAAAATGCAAAATGAAAAATGCAAAATCAAGTATGGAAGATAATTGTTCGATAAAACGTGACCTCTCGGAGAGATTTCTTCAATTTTCCGTTGAT from Candidatus Aminicenantes bacterium harbors:
- a CDS encoding acetyl-CoA decarbonylase/synthase complex subunit gamma (part of a complex that catalyzes the cleavage of acetyl-CoA), with protein sequence SGEIENSGTSGWLVVPECEGMSVLTAWAAGKFSGASIAKFVKEVGLENQVSTREIVIPGYVAQISGELEENLPGWKVLVGPQDAADIESFIKMKNAK